One Prolixibacteraceae bacterium DNA segment encodes these proteins:
- a CDS encoding outer membrane beta-barrel protein, producing the protein MRLSITYFLLLFSCMSLSAQSLTGVVCDVKGDAIPFVNIRLMSELDSTHFINGTVTDLKGQFILETKDLKKGSLIVSAIGYENYQSTFNGNTDEPLHIVLKNSVQNIGEVTVRGSSLVQKADRVVYQIDEADIKRANSGFELMRVVPTIRLNELNRKLEANDGGKVKILINGVNATEDDLLTLSPQDIQKVEHFDMPPSRYANSNISQVVNVITKSAIIGGELYGNVRDNTTHATSDYIVSAKYNKKQTQLKTRYQYQRRNYKERIDNSTLEYPTNDQRYLKSEKGEESPFGYDYHTLFVGLSNIKKDKHTFSLDFQGSYVDRFSESLYSLERGVRGNMNSALESGTGTKNSNMRMRSGKVDLYYQKSFSKNQELLFNVVGNIFDNNSDYDLNEKALDAENTTTLYDYLESNSARKSLLSELVYQRQFNKVAVHVGGHYKLGMTDQDINNRFGKTENKLLTSKVYGYGELLYSSKWIKTQLSMGYSSSSFENQNTNNSYHFNTLIPNIRIKSPITKNNTLSLSYGTITSNPSLNQLNESIYYIDTHYTKKGNADLTPFCRQNMKLSNYFHQSNHTIVSSLSYTFANDPILTTYKQVDDILMESLSNEKRYDMYNASISTSSYFFKKKLQVELALDYNYARNHYMNGNSVGYGDFGYSVCSSFYFTDRFTAMLKYTKTANRLNDENIFKAGNYSFVRLEYKYKDFSVSSSLHYIFEDGWQRWTDSVDKNLVKYHDYTLIKDNQMMWMINLSYRLSFGKQIHVNKELYNRDYETGEVLNR; encoded by the coding sequence ATGAGACTATCTATTACCTATTTTCTTCTGCTTTTCAGTTGCATGAGCCTTTCTGCACAATCTCTAACGGGCGTTGTTTGTGATGTCAAAGGGGACGCGATTCCATTTGTAAATATCCGTTTGATGTCGGAGTTGGATTCTACTCATTTTATAAATGGCACCGTAACAGATCTAAAGGGGCAATTTATATTAGAAACAAAGGATCTTAAAAAAGGATCCCTTATTGTTTCTGCTATTGGATATGAGAACTACCAATCTACTTTTAATGGGAACACGGATGAACCTCTGCATATTGTTTTAAAAAATTCGGTGCAAAATATTGGTGAGGTGACTGTGCGAGGAAGTTCTCTCGTTCAAAAGGCAGATCGGGTGGTCTATCAAATAGACGAAGCCGATATAAAACGTGCGAACTCAGGCTTCGAACTGATGAGGGTGGTACCAACCATCCGTCTCAATGAACTGAATCGAAAGTTGGAGGCGAATGATGGTGGGAAGGTGAAGATCCTTATCAATGGAGTAAATGCCACGGAGGATGATCTTCTGACCTTGTCTCCACAGGATATTCAAAAGGTGGAGCATTTCGATATGCCTCCATCAAGGTATGCTAATTCTAATATTTCGCAGGTGGTAAATGTGATTACCAAAAGTGCCATTATCGGAGGGGAGCTATATGGAAATGTTCGAGATAATACAACCCACGCTACATCAGACTATATTGTTTCTGCGAAGTACAACAAAAAACAGACACAGTTAAAAACAAGATATCAGTATCAAAGGCGAAATTATAAGGAGCGTATTGATAATAGTACCTTAGAATATCCTACAAACGATCAAAGATATTTGAAGTCTGAAAAGGGGGAGGAGAGTCCTTTTGGATATGATTATCATACGCTATTTGTTGGGCTGAGCAATATAAAGAAGGATAAACATACGTTTAGCCTCGATTTTCAGGGCAGCTACGTAGATCGTTTTAGTGAGTCATTATATTCTTTAGAGAGGGGTGTGAGGGGCAATATGAATTCTGCTTTAGAGTCTGGTACTGGAACGAAAAACTCTAATATGAGGATGCGAAGTGGTAAGGTGGATCTCTATTATCAGAAGTCTTTTTCGAAAAACCAAGAGTTGCTTTTCAATGTGGTCGGGAATATTTTTGATAATAACTCCGATTATGATCTTAATGAGAAGGCGTTGGATGCAGAGAATACGACGACTCTTTATGATTATTTGGAGAGTAATAGTGCACGAAAGTCACTATTGAGTGAATTGGTATATCAAAGGCAATTCAATAAAGTGGCTGTTCATGTTGGTGGACATTATAAGCTTGGGATGACAGATCAAGATATTAATAATCGCTTTGGAAAGACGGAAAACAAGTTGCTTACTTCTAAGGTGTATGGGTATGGGGAGTTGTTGTATAGTTCAAAATGGATAAAAACACAGTTGTCTATGGGTTACTCTTCGAGTAGTTTTGAGAATCAAAATACGAATAACAGCTATCATTTTAATACTTTGATTCCGAATATTAGAATTAAAAGCCCGATAACTAAAAACAATACTTTGAGTTTATCGTATGGAACGATTACATCCAATCCATCTTTAAATCAGCTGAATGAAAGTATCTACTATATCGACACCCATTATACCAAAAAAGGGAATGCAGATCTCACGCCTTTTTGTCGTCAGAATATGAAGTTGTCTAATTACTTTCATCAGTCGAATCACACCATTGTCTCTTCATTGAGTTATACTTTTGCAAACGACCCAATTCTGACGACCTATAAGCAGGTGGATGATATTCTTATGGAGAGTCTTTCGAATGAGAAGCGTTACGATATGTACAATGCAAGCATTAGTACCTCTTCCTATTTTTTCAAAAAGAAATTACAAGTAGAGCTTGCACTGGATTATAACTATGCTCGCAATCACTATATGAATGGGAATAGTGTGGGATATGGAGATTTTGGGTATAGTGTATGTTCTTCCTTTTATTTTACCGATCGTTTTACTGCGATGCTAAAGTATACGAAAACAGCCAATCGTTTGAATGATGAAAATATATTCAAAGCAGGAAACTATTCGTTTGTGAGACTTGAATATAAGTACAAGGACTTTTCTGTGAGTAGCTCTCTACATTATATCTTTGAGGATGGTTGGCAGCGATGGACTGATAGTGTGGATAAGAATCTAGTGAAATATCACGACTATACTTTAATAAAGGATAACCAGATGATGTGGATGATCAATCTCTCATATCGACTTTCTTTTGGAAAACAGATTCATGTGAATAAGGAATTGTATAATAGAGATTATGAGACAGGGGAAGTTTTGAATAGATAA